From Haloarcula sp. CBA1127, a single genomic window includes:
- a CDS encoding HAH_0734 family protein: MKKLIIHGDPGLRKGGRIEYEDEEYEVFSVSRQGDWHGPDRPQLWCTIGSEDEEETFKRQEYIPMHLDTDDIEAEAVTVLRERAPPNAES, encoded by the coding sequence ATGAAGAAGCTCATTATCCACGGCGACCCGGGGCTGCGAAAGGGCGGCCGCATCGAGTACGAGGACGAGGAGTACGAGGTGTTCTCGGTCTCGCGGCAGGGCGACTGGCACGGCCCGGACCGGCCACAGCTCTGGTGTACTATCGGCTCAGAAGACGAGGAAGAGACGTTCAAGAGACAGGAGTACATCCCGATGCATCTGGACACAGACGACATCGAAGCTGAGGCCGTCACCGTTCTCCGCGAGCGCGCGCCGCCGAACGCCGAGTCCTGA
- a CDS encoding GtrA family protein, whose protein sequence is MDIEQQVRRIVPDRFESLVSGVRFGQFVSVGVVGAISDNTVLAVLGLVFGVSDMWAKAAGVETAILVMFLVNEHWTFSGQGATGRRSFAKRLGKSHLVRSGGVAVQLAIYWLLTQWLTVELLVAGTDLWFIAASPLAIGVAMLVNYVAESIFTWQVHADG, encoded by the coding sequence ATGGACATCGAACAGCAGGTTCGACGCATCGTTCCCGACCGGTTCGAGTCACTTGTGTCGGGCGTCCGGTTCGGCCAGTTCGTCTCCGTCGGCGTCGTCGGTGCGATCAGCGACAACACGGTGCTCGCCGTGCTCGGCCTGGTTTTTGGTGTGAGCGATATGTGGGCCAAAGCCGCCGGCGTCGAAACGGCGATTCTCGTGATGTTTCTGGTCAACGAACACTGGACGTTCTCCGGTCAGGGTGCCACCGGCCGTCGTTCGTTCGCCAAGCGGCTCGGCAAATCCCATCTGGTCCGGTCCGGCGGTGTCGCGGTCCAGCTTGCCATCTACTGGCTGCTCACGCAGTGGCTGACGGTTGAGCTTCTCGTTGCCGGAACTGACCTGTGGTTCATTGCCGCGAGCCCACTCGCCATTGGCGTTGCGATGCTGGTCAACTACGTCGCCGAGAGTATCTTCACGTGGCAGGTCCATGCGGACGGGTGA
- a CDS encoding 30S ribosomal protein S27e, whose amino-acid sequence MAGSFITVECPDCENEQSLFEKAASEVSCAVCGHTIARPTGGKADIEGEVTAVVEAR is encoded by the coding sequence ATGGCAGGAAGCTTCATCACCGTCGAATGTCCCGACTGCGAGAACGAACAGTCTCTCTTCGAGAAGGCCGCGAGCGAAGTTTCGTGTGCCGTCTGTGGCCACACCATCGCCCGCCCGACGGGCGGCAAGGCCGACATCGAAGGCGAAGTGACCGCCGTCGTCGAGGCCCGATAG
- a CDS encoding proteasome assembly chaperone family protein yields the protein MDEFDIERVADPDLDEPVLVEGLPGVGHVGKLAAEHLLEELESELVRRVYSTHFPPQVSIDEGQAQLACAEFHAVTPEEGQDLLVLSGDHQAQDNQGHYGLTDTFLDIADEFGVQRVFALGGVPTGELIEEYDVLGATTTEDFKETLEDAGVAFREDEPAGGIVGVSGLLLGLSKRRDVPASCLMGETSGYLVDPKSAQAVLEILQEVIGFEVDYSSLEDRADEMEEVVRKIQEMEQQNSPSPADEDLRYIG from the coding sequence ATGGACGAATTCGACATCGAGCGCGTAGCGGACCCCGACCTTGACGAACCGGTACTGGTCGAGGGCTTGCCCGGCGTCGGTCACGTCGGCAAACTCGCCGCAGAGCACCTGCTTGAGGAGCTCGAAAGCGAGCTCGTCCGCCGCGTCTACTCGACGCATTTCCCACCGCAGGTCAGCATCGACGAGGGCCAGGCACAGCTCGCCTGCGCCGAATTCCACGCTGTCACCCCCGAAGAGGGTCAGGACCTGCTTGTCCTCTCTGGTGACCACCAGGCCCAAGACAACCAGGGCCACTACGGCCTGACCGACACGTTCCTCGATATCGCCGATGAGTTCGGCGTCCAGCGGGTGTTCGCCCTCGGCGGCGTCCCGACCGGCGAACTCATCGAGGAGTACGACGTACTCGGCGCGACGACGACCGAGGATTTCAAGGAAACGCTGGAAGACGCTGGCGTGGCCTTCCGCGAGGACGAACCAGCCGGCGGTATCGTCGGCGTCTCCGGCCTGCTGCTGGGCCTGAGCAAACGCCGCGACGTGCCGGCCAGTTGCCTCATGGGCGAGACGTCGGGCTATCTGGTCGATCCCAAGAGCGCGCAGGCCGTCCTCGAAATCCTCCAGGAGGTCATCGGGTTCGAAGTCGACTACAGTTCCCTGGAAGACCGTGCCGACGAGATGGAGGAGGTCGTCCGGAAGATCCAGGAGATGGAACAGCAGAACTCCCCGTCGCCCGCCGACGAGGACCTCAGGTACATCGGCTGA
- a CDS encoding glycosyltransferase has translation MSRSVGVVLPAYRPDMDQLGNYIAAIDDALTPQTIVVELDAPRDGVPVQLRSLPIEVHTVPYRRGKGAAITAGFERLETDVLAFVDADGSTPVRSLERILDPVTEGRTDLAVGSRRHPDATVATHQTFARRFLGDGFAWLAGQLLDARLYDYQCGAKAIDVAAWERVRDHLYEPGFAWDVELIAIAAALDLRIEEVPIEWEDKPGSTVSPIRTSIDLLEALLTARHRSKQLRDDRLHTALAEHLDEPTALIEKDR, from the coding sequence ATGTCGCGTTCCGTCGGGGTTGTCCTTCCAGCCTACCGTCCCGACATGGACCAACTCGGGAACTATATCGCCGCCATCGACGATGCCCTCACCCCGCAGACAATTGTTGTCGAGCTCGATGCACCACGGGATGGCGTCCCTGTACAGCTCCGTTCGCTCCCAATCGAAGTCCACACCGTGCCCTACCGTCGCGGGAAAGGCGCAGCGATCACCGCTGGATTCGAACGGTTGGAGACCGACGTGCTGGCGTTTGTCGATGCCGATGGGTCGACACCGGTCCGCTCGCTCGAACGCATACTGGACCCGGTAACCGAGGGCCGAACGGACCTCGCCGTGGGTTCCCGTCGTCACCCGGACGCGACGGTCGCCACCCATCAGACATTCGCTCGCCGGTTCCTCGGCGACGGCTTCGCGTGGCTCGCCGGCCAGTTGCTTGACGCGCGGTTGTATGACTACCAGTGCGGTGCGAAAGCCATCGACGTGGCCGCGTGGGAGCGCGTTCGCGACCACCTGTACGAGCCCGGCTTCGCGTGGGATGTCGAACTGATCGCCATCGCAGCGGCGCTGGACCTGCGTATCGAAGAGGTGCCGATAGAATGGGAAGACAAGCCCGGCTCGACGGTGTCGCCGATACGAACGTCGATAGACCTGCTCGAAGCACTGCTGACGGCTCGCCACCGATCGAAGCAGCTGCGCGATGATCGCCTTCATACGGCTCTGGCTGAACACCTTGACGAACCAACCGCCCTTATCGAGAAGGACCGATGA
- the hpt gene encoding hypoxanthine/guanine phosphoribosyltransferase, with the protein MDRLKKSLLEAPIIEKEGYHYFVHPISDGVPMLRPELLREIVIKIIRKAELDDVDKIVTPAAMGIHISTAVSLMTDIPLVVVRKRQYGLDGEVSLSQVTGYSESEMYVNDVYEGDQVLVLDDVLSTGGTLAGLTGALEDIGADIRDIVCVIKKADGTNKLDEAGYDAKTLINVQVIDGEVTIVDEHGDD; encoded by the coding sequence ATGGACCGACTCAAGAAGTCCCTACTCGAAGCGCCAATTATCGAGAAGGAAGGCTATCACTACTTCGTTCACCCCATCAGCGACGGGGTCCCGATGCTTCGACCGGAACTTCTGCGCGAAATCGTCATCAAAATCATTCGGAAGGCAGAGCTCGACGACGTCGACAAGATCGTCACACCGGCGGCGATGGGTATCCACATCTCCACAGCCGTCTCGCTGATGACCGATATCCCACTCGTCGTCGTCCGCAAGCGTCAGTACGGGCTCGACGGGGAAGTGTCACTGTCTCAGGTGACTGGCTACTCCGAGAGCGAGATGTACGTCAACGACGTGTACGAGGGCGACCAGGTGCTCGTCCTCGACGACGTGCTTTCGACCGGCGGGACGCTGGCCGGACTCACGGGCGCACTCGAAGACATCGGCGCGGACATCCGTGACATCGTCTGTGTCATCAAGAAAGCCGACGGGACGAACAAGCTCGACGAAGCGGGGTACGACGCCAAGACGCTGATCAACGTTCAGGTCATCGACGGCGAGGTCACCATCGTCGACGAGCACGGCGACGACTAA
- a CDS encoding translation initiation factor IF-2 subunit alpha, producing the protein MKYSGWPEPGELVVGKIDEIEDFGVFVDLDEYEGKRGLCHISEVASGWIKNVRDHVNEGQTVVAKVLDVDESAQQIDLSIKDVNDHQRKEKIQEWKNEQKADNWMELAFGEDLDDETYAAIANELLSEFGSMYDGFESAAIHGNDALEDVDLSEEEIGAIVQTARNNVSVPYVQVTGYVDLSCPESDGVDIIKEALQAAEGNGEVPDEIELEVTYVGSPEYRIQVQAPDYKTAEDALEESADRAAKVVEQHGGSGQFHRERSEDDE; encoded by the coding sequence ATGAAATACAGCGGCTGGCCCGAACCGGGCGAACTCGTCGTCGGCAAGATCGACGAGATCGAGGACTTCGGCGTCTTCGTCGACCTCGACGAGTACGAGGGCAAGCGCGGCCTCTGTCACATCTCCGAGGTCGCCAGCGGATGGATCAAGAACGTCCGCGACCACGTCAACGAAGGGCAGACAGTCGTTGCCAAGGTGCTTGACGTCGACGAGAGTGCCCAGCAGATCGACCTCTCGATCAAAGACGTCAACGACCACCAGCGAAAAGAGAAGATTCAGGAGTGGAAAAACGAGCAGAAGGCCGACAACTGGATGGAACTGGCCTTTGGCGAGGACCTGGACGACGAGACGTACGCCGCCATCGCGAACGAGTTGTTGTCGGAGTTCGGATCGATGTACGATGGGTTCGAGTCGGCGGCGATCCACGGCAACGACGCCCTCGAAGACGTCGACCTCTCCGAGGAGGAGATCGGCGCTATCGTCCAGACGGCCCGGAACAACGTCTCAGTGCCGTACGTACAGGTCACCGGCTACGTCGACCTGTCCTGTCCCGAAAGCGACGGCGTCGACATCATCAAGGAAGCGCTGCAGGCCGCGGAGGGCAACGGCGAGGTCCCCGATGAGATCGAACTCGAAGTGACCTACGTCGGCTCGCCCGAGTACCGCATTCAGGTGCAAGCGCCTGACTATAAGACCGCCGAGGATGCACTCGAAGAGAGTGCAGACCGCGCCGCGAAAGTCGTCGAACAACACGGTGGGTCGGGGCAGTTCCACCGCGAACGCAGCGAAGACGACGAGTAA
- a CDS encoding RNA-protein complex protein Nop10, whose product MKSDIHVCAVWESEHDQPVYTLDDTCPECGAEAVNSAPAPFSPEDSYGEYRRSLKRRRRE is encoded by the coding sequence ATGAAATCGGATATCCACGTGTGTGCCGTCTGGGAGTCCGAACACGACCAGCCGGTGTACACGCTGGACGACACCTGTCCGGAGTGCGGGGCCGAAGCGGTCAACAGCGCACCCGCGCCGTTCTCCCCTGAAGACAGCTACGGCGAGTATCGACGTTCTCTTAAGCGCCGCCGCCGCGAATAA
- a CDS encoding DUF2298 domain-containing protein, which translates to MEYGLLATWLVLYLLLLYAGGTVAGLLFPRFADRGLAFGVPVAVSILWLVTYFVGRLSLTLGIWLGVAVLAVSTLAVWRKDSEPNPRTYAETAGVFTVAFLFVVGIRALDPAIVPIGGEKFLDFGLLQSLVRADSLPLEDMWFAGEPVAYYYGGHLIAAILTRITGTAGQFAYNLALAGFYATLVTAAYGLAGAVASERGLPRRLAAGLTVFCIGFASNLSTPAKFVVWLLPGGLSQSVAERAGYELKGLAAGPDSFSYWDASRVIEDTAADFGTYEPGAALVIDEFPLFSWLNGDMHAHMMSTGFLLLAAALCFSYYQTPAAERRRRLALLFGALPAVAGIMAVTNTWSFPSMGGLALLTVTVAPADPTTLLPEAVGQRLRLNGPGQEGIRIGMGLAVAGGVLALGLLWSLPFWLGPASGREIAVLPDRTSLIELLAVHGLFVAPFWLYLYAQTGRAVGQSPARIVGLVTVGTAALAATLDVAAVGLLVPLLLGAWLFARSPTLDRTVDAVPALADGGDRPVGFEAVLILAGAGLVFLVEFVFVRENIGRMNTVFKTYMQVWVLWGVAAGPVLAWLLTRWRPSGEQARAWTSVGVRAFVALLVCSASLYGVFALSNHVDAAGEPTLDGLAYLDDDHPEEAEAIRWLDETTTGRPTIVTAAPADYEWDASEGKGASAPSSLTGLPTVAGWTHEAQYRNDTVYDRRVDDVETIYTGDASEQRRLLEAYDVRYIYVGPAERARYGEVTVDQLQGVTVAKRAGGVTIYQVRPEYF; encoded by the coding sequence ATGGAATACGGGCTCCTTGCCACCTGGCTCGTCCTCTACCTCCTGTTACTGTACGCTGGCGGGACCGTCGCCGGACTGCTGTTCCCACGCTTTGCCGACCGCGGACTCGCCTTCGGCGTCCCGGTCGCCGTCTCGATACTGTGGCTGGTCACCTATTTTGTCGGTCGCCTGTCGCTGACACTCGGCATCTGGCTCGGTGTCGCCGTGCTCGCCGTGAGTACACTGGCTGTCTGGCGAAAGGACAGCGAACCGAATCCCCGAACGTATGCGGAGACGGCCGGCGTGTTCACAGTCGCGTTCCTGTTCGTCGTCGGCATCCGGGCACTCGACCCAGCAATTGTCCCAATCGGCGGCGAGAAGTTCCTCGATTTCGGGCTGTTGCAGTCGCTCGTACGGGCTGACAGCCTCCCGCTGGAGGACATGTGGTTCGCCGGCGAGCCAGTCGCGTACTACTACGGTGGGCATCTCATTGCGGCGATTCTCACCAGAATAACGGGCACTGCCGGACAGTTCGCGTACAATCTCGCGCTGGCGGGCTTTTATGCGACGCTGGTCACGGCGGCGTACGGACTGGCGGGCGCTGTCGCGAGCGAGCGCGGCCTCCCGCGGCGGCTGGCCGCCGGGCTCACTGTGTTTTGTATTGGGTTTGCCAGCAACCTATCGACACCCGCCAAGTTCGTCGTCTGGCTTTTGCCGGGCGGGCTGAGCCAGAGCGTTGCCGAGCGGGCGGGTTACGAACTGAAGGGGCTTGCAGCGGGGCCGGATTCGTTCAGCTACTGGGACGCGAGCCGCGTCATCGAGGACACGGCAGCTGATTTCGGCACGTACGAGCCCGGCGCTGCGCTGGTCATCGACGAGTTCCCGCTGTTCTCCTGGCTTAACGGCGACATGCACGCCCATATGATGAGCACGGGCTTCCTGTTGCTTGCCGCCGCACTCTGTTTCAGCTACTATCAGACACCGGCCGCCGAGCGTCGACGGCGGCTCGCACTGCTTTTCGGCGCGCTCCCGGCCGTTGCGGGCATCATGGCCGTGACGAACACGTGGTCGTTCCCGTCGATGGGCGGCCTGGCGCTGCTGACTGTCACCGTCGCGCCAGCCGATCCGACGACGCTCCTCCCGGAAGCCGTCGGACAGCGACTCCGGCTGAACGGACCGGGTCAGGAAGGTATCCGAATCGGGATGGGCTTAGCCGTCGCCGGTGGCGTCCTCGCGCTGGGACTGCTCTGGTCACTCCCGTTCTGGCTCGGCCCGGCGAGCGGCCGCGAGATAGCAGTCCTCCCCGACCGGACCTCGCTGATTGAGCTGCTGGCCGTTCACGGCCTGTTCGTCGCCCCGTTCTGGCTGTACCTGTATGCACAGACCGGCCGTGCCGTCGGGCAGAGTCCAGCCCGCATTGTCGGCCTTGTGACTGTGGGTACGGCGGCACTGGCAGCGACGCTTGATGTCGCAGCCGTCGGCCTGCTCGTTCCCCTGCTACTGGGCGCGTGGCTGTTCGCGCGCTCGCCGACGCTTGACCGAACCGTCGACGCGGTCCCGGCGCTCGCTGACGGTGGCGACCGGCCCGTCGGCTTCGAGGCCGTGCTGATTCTCGCCGGCGCAGGCCTCGTTTTCCTCGTCGAATTCGTCTTCGTCAGGGAGAACATCGGGCGGATGAACACCGTCTTCAAGACGTACATGCAGGTGTGGGTGCTCTGGGGGGTCGCCGCCGGCCCCGTGCTGGCGTGGCTGCTCACCCGCTGGCGGCCGAGCGGCGAGCAGGCACGAGCGTGGACGAGCGTGGGTGTCCGTGCGTTCGTCGCCCTGCTGGTCTGTTCAGCGTCCCTGTACGGCGTGTTCGCGCTCTCGAACCATGTCGACGCCGCGGGCGAGCCCACGCTGGACGGGCTGGCGTACCTCGACGACGACCATCCCGAGGAAGCCGAGGCAATCCGGTGGCTCGACGAGACGACGACCGGACGGCCGACTATCGTCACGGCCGCCCCCGCGGACTACGAGTGGGACGCCAGCGAGGGCAAGGGCGCGAGCGCGCCGTCGAGTCTGACCGGACTGCCGACCGTTGCAGGCTGGACCCACGAGGCCCAGTACCGCAACGACACGGTGTACGACCGCCGCGTCGACGACGTGGAGACGATTTACACCGGCGACGCATCCGAGCAACGCCGTCTTCTCGAAGCGTATGATGTGCGTTACATCTACGTCGGCCCGGCCGAACGAGCCCGCTACGGCGAGGTGACTGTCGACCAGCTACAGGGCGTCACCGTCGCGAAACGAGCCGGTGGCGTCACGATCTATCAGGTCCGACCGGAGTACTTCTGA
- a CDS encoding J domain-containing protein produces MQTEPGVLPEWLLLGLVLGVAGTLVVAGLFVLANRVFPAKRPNRQATDGGEMRRRAELREYLTAIDEQFAENHFVEGQHVAFYLPKRDVAITFDARAYYRIERSPTVPVLVEHEMPGVYLGARLPFETPEVNLGPDPEDEPHPTVQAFSELGLTQSASLDDVKSAYRERVKEVHPDHGGNEDEFKRVREAYTTAKQHASGASRQRAS; encoded by the coding sequence GTGCAGACAGAACCGGGCGTCCTACCGGAGTGGCTGCTCCTCGGACTCGTCCTCGGTGTCGCCGGAACCCTCGTCGTCGCCGGGCTGTTCGTCCTCGCGAACCGTGTGTTCCCGGCCAAGCGGCCGAACCGACAGGCGACAGACGGCGGGGAGATGCGACGCCGGGCGGAGCTTCGCGAGTACCTCACCGCCATCGACGAGCAGTTCGCCGAGAACCACTTCGTCGAGGGGCAGCACGTCGCCTTCTACCTGCCGAAACGGGACGTGGCGATCACGTTCGACGCCCGGGCGTACTACCGCATCGAACGGTCGCCGACCGTTCCCGTACTGGTCGAACACGAGATGCCGGGGGTCTATCTCGGCGCGCGCCTGCCCTTCGAAACGCCCGAAGTCAATCTCGGCCCGGACCCTGAGGATGAACCACACCCGACAGTGCAGGCGTTCAGCGAACTGGGCCTGACCCAGAGCGCGTCGCTGGACGACGTGAAATCGGCCTACCGTGAGCGCGTCAAGGAGGTCCACCCAGACCACGGCGGCAACGAGGACGAGTTCAAGCGCGTCAGAGAGGCATACACGACTGCGAAACAGCACGCATCCGGTGCGTCGAGACAGCGGGCATCGTAA
- a CDS encoding universal stress protein yields the protein MSQTINSILVPTDGSDGARIGARRGIDLAATLGADLHVLSAVDARDIEPDLNSDGQTDRERLLEEEAERAVDSIARLARAHLSGQITTAVESGIPFQVINDYVDARDIDLIVMGTQGRTGFERVVLGSVAEKTLRTADVPIVTVTPDGDIVEIGDQRYDNVLLPTDGSEGAELAVEWGITLAEVFDATIHTMYSVDTSRFGGAEGSAEIHDALEQTGQEALETVHERARDAGVSVAGNIASGPAARAILSYSEEHDIDLIAMGTHGRSGLTRYLTGSVTETVVRNATVPVCCVPMQ from the coding sequence ATGAGCCAAACAATCAACTCGATTCTCGTGCCGACCGACGGCAGTGACGGGGCACGGATAGGGGCCCGGCGGGGTATCGACCTTGCTGCCACGCTCGGTGCCGACCTCCACGTACTGTCAGCGGTTGACGCCCGTGATATTGAACCAGATCTGAATTCTGACGGGCAGACCGACCGGGAGCGTCTCCTCGAAGAGGAGGCAGAACGGGCGGTGGATTCCATCGCCAGACTCGCCCGGGCACATCTCTCTGGGCAAATCACGACCGCTGTCGAGTCGGGTATCCCGTTCCAAGTGATCAACGACTACGTCGACGCTCGCGACATCGATCTCATCGTTATGGGGACGCAAGGACGGACAGGGTTCGAACGGGTAGTCCTCGGGAGTGTTGCAGAAAAGACGCTCCGCACCGCCGATGTCCCGATCGTCACGGTAACTCCAGACGGGGATATCGTCGAAATCGGCGACCAGCGGTACGACAACGTTTTGCTTCCGACGGACGGCAGCGAGGGGGCAGAACTCGCGGTCGAGTGGGGAATCACGCTAGCTGAGGTGTTTGACGCAACGATACACACGATGTATTCCGTCGATACGAGTCGCTTCGGCGGCGCTGAGGGGTCAGCAGAAATTCACGATGCGCTTGAGCAAACCGGCCAGGAGGCACTCGAGACGGTCCATGAGCGTGCCAGAGATGCAGGCGTCAGTGTCGCTGGTAATATCGCAAGCGGTCCGGCCGCACGCGCGATTCTCTCCTACAGCGAGGAACACGATATCGACCTCATCGCGATGGGAACACACGGCCGGTCCGGCCTCACGCGATATCTGACCGGAAGCGTCACCGAGACAGTGGTACGTAATGCGACTGTCCCGGTCTGTTGTGTCCCGATGCAGTGA
- a CDS encoding 50S ribosomal protein L44e, producing MQMPRRFNTYCPHCNEHQEHEVEKVRSGRQTGMKWIDRQRERNSGIGNDGKFSKVPGGDKPTKKTDLKYRCGECGKAHLREGWRAGRLEFQE from the coding sequence ATGCAGATGCCACGACGATTCAATACGTACTGTCCGCACTGTAACGAGCACCAGGAACACGAGGTCGAGAAAGTCCGTAGCGGCCGTCAGACCGGCATGAAGTGGATCGACCGCCAGCGCGAGCGTAATTCCGGTATCGGGAACGACGGGAAGTTCTCGAAGGTCCCGGGTGGCGACAAGCCTACCAAGAAGACGGACCTCAAGTACCGCTGTGGCGAGTGTGGGAAGGCCCACCTCCGCGAAGGATGGCGTGCCGGCCGACTGGAGTTCCAGGAGTAA